A stretch of Pseudomonas sp. LS.1a DNA encodes these proteins:
- a CDS encoding oxidoreductase, translating into MYLTPQHVLLAGATGLTGEHLLDRLLNEPTITRVLAPTRRPLAEHPHLENPVGDPAVFLPQLAGRVDIAYCCLGTTLKQAGSESAFRAVDLDMVVAFSKRARELGARHLLVVSALGADPKSSIFYNRVKGEMEEALKAQDWPQLTIVRPSLLLGERVQPRLGEKLMSPFSRLIPGKYRGIEACTLARALWRLALEEEDGVRIVESDELRRLGKK; encoded by the coding sequence ATGTATTTGACGCCTCAGCATGTCCTGCTTGCCGGTGCCACGGGTCTGACAGGTGAACACCTGCTCGACCGCCTGCTCAACGAGCCAACCATCACCCGCGTACTGGCGCCTACCCGCCGGCCATTGGCCGAGCATCCGCACCTGGAAAACCCGGTGGGCGACCCGGCGGTGTTCCTCCCGCAGCTGGCCGGGCGGGTCGATATCGCCTATTGCTGCCTGGGTACCACGCTGAAGCAGGCCGGCTCCGAATCGGCCTTCCGTGCGGTGGACCTCGACATGGTGGTGGCCTTCAGCAAGCGTGCCCGGGAGTTGGGCGCGCGGCATCTGCTGGTGGTCAGTGCGCTGGGCGCCGACCCGAAATCGTCGATTTTCTACAACCGGGTAAAGGGCGAGATGGAAGAGGCACTCAAGGCCCAGGATTGGCCGCAGCTGACCATCGTGCGGCCGTCGTTGCTGCTGGGCGAGCGGGTCCAGCCGCGGCTCGGGGAAAAGCTGATGTCGCCGTTTTCCAGGCTGATACCCGGGAAATATCGGGGGATCGAGGCTTGTACCTTGGCCCGGGCGCTGTGGCGGCTGGCGCTGGAGGAGGAAGACGGGGTGCGGATCGTGGAGTCGGATGAGTTGCGCAGGTTAGGCAAGAAATAG
- a CDS encoding YceK/YidQ family lipoprotein: MKRALAVVLALVLLGGCATVRTLDANKPGAPVVYAGTRLDLYVINGGCCPRDHYGADAPAYPGLDLPGSMLLDTLLLPLSLLTAAGVGFQATGGL; the protein is encoded by the coding sequence TTGAAGCGAGCGCTGGCGGTTGTGCTGGCGCTGGTGCTGCTCGGTGGCTGTGCCACGGTGCGCACGCTGGATGCCAACAAGCCCGGGGCGCCGGTGGTGTATGCCGGTACCCGGCTGGATTTGTATGTGATCAATGGCGGGTGTTGCCCGCGTGATCATTATGGGGCTGATGCCCCGGCGTACCCGGGGCTGGACCTGCCCGGGAGCATGCTGCTCGATACCCTGTTGCTGCCGTTGTCGTTGCTGACAGCGGCCGGTGTAGGCTTCCAGGCCACTGGCGGCCTGTAA
- a CDS encoding alpha-ketoacid dehydrogenase subunit beta, with protein sequence MARKISYQQAINEALAQEMRRDNTVFIIGEDVAGGAGAPGEDDAWGGVLGVTKGLYHQFPGRVLDAPLSEIGYVGAAVGAATQGLRPVCELMFVDFAGCCLDQILNQAAKFRYMFGGKAVTPLVMRTMYGAGLRAAAQHSQMLTSLWTHIPGLKVVCPSSPYDAKGLLIQAIRDNDPVIFCEHKLLYSMQGEVPEEVYTVPFGEANFLRDGDDVTLVTYGRMVHVALEAANNLARQGIDCEVLDLRTTSPLDEDSILESVEKTGRLVVIDEANPRCSMATDISALVAQKAFGALKGPIEMVTAPHTPVPFSDALEDLYIPDAAKIEAAVRKVIEAARSAA encoded by the coding sequence ATGGCAAGAAAGATCAGCTACCAGCAGGCCATCAACGAAGCCCTGGCCCAGGAAATGCGCCGCGACAACACGGTGTTCATCATTGGCGAAGACGTCGCCGGCGGCGCCGGTGCCCCCGGCGAGGATGACGCCTGGGGTGGCGTGCTGGGCGTGACCAAGGGCCTGTACCACCAGTTCCCGGGGCGCGTGCTCGACGCGCCGCTGTCGGAAATCGGCTACGTCGGCGCCGCCGTCGGTGCCGCCACCCAGGGCCTGCGCCCGGTGTGCGAGCTGATGTTCGTCGACTTCGCCGGCTGCTGCCTGGACCAGATCCTCAACCAGGCCGCCAAGTTCCGCTACATGTTCGGCGGCAAGGCGGTCACCCCGCTGGTGATGCGCACCATGTACGGCGCCGGCCTGCGCGCAGCGGCCCAGCACTCGCAGATGCTCACCTCGCTATGGACGCATATCCCCGGCCTGAAGGTGGTCTGCCCGTCCTCGCCGTACGATGCCAAGGGCCTGTTGATACAGGCGATCCGCGACAACGACCCGGTGATCTTCTGCGAGCACAAGCTGCTGTACAGCATGCAAGGCGAGGTGCCGGAAGAGGTCTACACCGTGCCGTTCGGCGAAGCCAACTTCCTGCGTGATGGCGACGATGTGACCCTGGTGACCTACGGCCGCATGGTGCATGTGGCGCTGGAGGCCGCCAACAACCTGGCCCGCCAGGGTATCGACTGCGAGGTGCTGGACCTGCGCACCACCAGCCCGCTGGACGAAGACAGCATTCTGGAAAGCGTGGAAAAGACCGGCCGCCTGGTGGTGATCGACGAAGCCAACCCACGCTGCTCCATGGCCACCGACATCAGCGCACTGGTGGCGCAGAAGGCCTTCGGCGCGCTCAAGGGCCCGATCGAGATGGTCACCGCCCCGCATACTCCTGTGCCGTTCTCCGATGCACTGGAAGACCTGTACATCCCTGACGCGGCGAAGATCGAGGCTGCGGTACGCAAAGTGATCGAAGCCGCAAGGAGTGCCGCATGA
- the ubiX gene encoding flavin prenyltransferase UbiX — translation MSGPERITLAMTGASGAQYGLRLLDCLVREDREVHFLISKAAQLVMATETDVLLPAKPQAMQAFLTEYTGAADGQIRVYGKEDWMSPVASGSGAPAAMVVVPCSTGTLSAIATGACNNLIERAADVTLKERRQLILVPREAPFSTIHLENMLKLSQMGAVILPAAPGFYHQPQTIDDLVDFVVARILNLLNIPQDMLPRWGEHHFGVDD, via the coding sequence GTGAGCGGGCCGGAACGCATCACCCTGGCCATGACGGGCGCCTCTGGCGCCCAGTATGGCCTGCGCCTGCTCGACTGCCTGGTGCGTGAGGACCGCGAGGTGCACTTCCTGATCTCCAAGGCCGCGCAACTGGTGATGGCCACCGAGACCGACGTGTTGCTGCCGGCCAAGCCGCAGGCGATGCAGGCCTTTCTCACCGAATACACCGGAGCCGCCGACGGGCAGATCCGCGTGTATGGCAAGGAAGACTGGATGTCGCCGGTGGCCTCGGGTTCCGGCGCCCCGGCGGCGATGGTGGTGGTGCCCTGTTCCACCGGCACCTTGTCGGCGATTGCCACCGGTGCCTGCAACAACCTGATCGAGCGTGCTGCCGACGTTACCCTCAAGGAGCGTCGCCAGCTGATCCTGGTGCCGCGCGAAGCGCCGTTCTCCACCATCCACCTGGAGAACATGCTCAAGCTGTCGCAGATGGGCGCGGTGATCCTGCCGGCGGCGCCGGGCTTTTATCACCAGCCGCAGACCATCGATGACCTGGTCGACTTTGTCGTCGCGCGCATTCTCAACCTGCTGAACATTCCCCAGGACATGTTGCCGCGTTGGGGTGAGCACCATTTCGGGGTGGATGATTGA
- a CDS encoding C13 family peptidase, which produces MRPLLPITLVLLLAACGDGESLLPPDARLPDGGRYRGQVVDGLLQGEGRIDYPNGSWYAGSFKDGQWHGQGEWHGRNGEVYRGQFAAGLFQGLGELTTPGSHYAGTFSRGRRDGEGTLKQADQTYRGQFKDDLYEGAGELELADGSRYQGLFAKGKPNGAGVRSDASGNQFSGRFINGQLEGSGTYDSVDGEQYIGEFKDNRLEGRGRYENAEGDVWIGEFKDGSLVGEGELLGSDGSHYKGTFADWRLSGQGSLQLADGSKYIGGFLNDAYHGQGRLILASGKVESGTWSNGVRIRDQNGKLLPDPLDLALLNQGRLLDEALARVPRSTPPVQLYSLVVAGDGQQSVFLREADYVSNMLKVRFGARGQVTLVNHRDHMTTRAMATRENLTRAARTLAERSGPEDLVFIYLTSHGSQDHQLVLDQPRLQLADLSTDELASALAPLKDRDKVIVISACYSGGYIAALKDERTVIMTAARADRVSFGCSEEADFTYFGDALFAEALNQTDDLKQAFELARASVAEREQREGFEASEPQLWAPPSVLEHWQHLRRQQAEEALRNAAQATVGEQAQTPRSH; this is translated from the coding sequence ATGCGTCCATTGCTCCCCATCACCCTGGTCCTGCTGCTCGCCGCCTGCGGCGATGGCGAATCGCTGCTCCCGCCGGACGCGCGTCTGCCCGACGGTGGACGGTACCGGGGGCAGGTGGTCGATGGCCTGCTGCAAGGCGAAGGCCGGATCGACTACCCCAACGGCAGCTGGTACGCCGGCAGCTTCAAGGACGGCCAATGGCACGGCCAGGGCGAATGGCACGGGCGCAACGGCGAGGTGTACCGTGGCCAGTTCGCCGCAGGGCTGTTCCAGGGGCTGGGTGAGCTGACCACCCCGGGCAGCCACTATGCCGGCACCTTCAGCCGAGGCCGCCGCGACGGCGAAGGTACCCTCAAGCAAGCCGACCAGACCTACCGCGGCCAGTTCAAGGACGACCTGTATGAAGGCGCCGGCGAGCTGGAACTGGCCGACGGCAGCCGTTACCAGGGCCTGTTCGCCAAGGGCAAGCCCAACGGTGCCGGGGTGCGCAGCGATGCCAGCGGCAACCAGTTCAGCGGCCGCTTCATCAACGGCCAGCTGGAAGGCAGCGGCACCTACGACAGCGTCGACGGCGAGCAGTACATCGGCGAGTTCAAGGACAACCGCCTGGAGGGCCGTGGCCGCTACGAAAACGCCGAGGGTGATGTGTGGATCGGCGAATTCAAGGACGGTTCGCTGGTCGGCGAAGGCGAACTGCTGGGCAGCGACGGCAGCCACTACAAAGGTACCTTCGCCGACTGGCGCCTGTCGGGCCAGGGCAGCCTGCAACTGGCCGACGGCAGCAAGTACATCGGCGGCTTCCTCAATGATGCCTACCACGGTCAGGGCCGGCTGATCCTGGCCAGCGGCAAGGTCGAAAGCGGCACCTGGAGCAACGGTGTGCGCATACGCGACCAGAATGGCAAGCTGTTGCCCGACCCGCTGGACCTGGCGTTGCTCAATCAGGGCCGGTTGCTGGACGAGGCACTGGCCCGGGTACCGCGCTCGACACCACCGGTCCAGCTATACAGCCTGGTGGTGGCCGGCGATGGCCAGCAGAGCGTGTTCCTGCGCGAAGCCGACTACGTCAGCAACATGCTCAAGGTGCGTTTTGGCGCCCGCGGCCAGGTAACCTTGGTCAACCACCGCGACCATATGACCACCCGCGCCATGGCCACGCGCGAGAACCTCACCCGCGCTGCCCGCACCCTGGCCGAGCGCAGCGGCCCCGAAGACCTGGTGTTCATCTACCTCACCAGCCATGGCAGCCAGGACCACCAGCTGGTGCTCGACCAGCCGCGCCTGCAGCTGGCCGACCTGTCCACCGACGAACTGGCCAGCGCCCTGGCACCGCTGAAGGATCGCGACAAGGTCATCGTCATATCCGCCTGCTATTCAGGGGGCTACATCGCAGCGCTCAAGGATGAGCGCACGGTGATCATGACCGCCGCCCGGGCCGACCGCGTGTCCTTCGGTTGCTCGGAAGAAGCCGATTTCACCTACTTTGGCGATGCCCTGTTCGCCGAGGCGCTGAACCAGACCGACGACCTGAAACAGGCGTTTGAACTGGCGCGCGCCAGCGTTGCCGAAAGAGAACAAAGGGAAGGTTTCGAGGCCTCTGAACCGCAGCTGTGGGCGCCGCCGAGTGTGCTCGAGCACTGGCAGCACCTGCGCCGGCAGCAGGCCGAAGAAGCATTGCGTAACGCCGCACAGGCCACCGTGGGGGAACAGGCGCAAACGCCACGCAGCCACTAA
- a CDS encoding 2,3-butanediol dehydrogenase, with translation MRAAVWHGRNDIRVEQVPLPADPAPGWVQIKVDWCGICGSDLHEYVAGPVFIPVEAPHPLTGIQGQCILGHEFCGQIAKLGEGVEGFAVGDPVAADACQHCGTCYYCTHGLYNICERLAFTGLMNNGAFAELVNVPANLLYRLPQGFPSEAGALIEPLAVGMHAVKKAGSLLGQTVVVVGAGTIGLCTIMCAKAAGAAQVIALEMSSARKAKAKEVGASVVLDPSQCDALAEIRKLTAGLGADVSFECIGNKHTAKLAIDTIRKAGKCVLVGIFEEPSEFNFFELVSTEKQVLGALAYNGEFADVIAFIADGRLDIRPLVTGRIGLEQIVELGFEELVNNKEENVKIIVSPGVR, from the coding sequence ATGCGCGCCGCCGTCTGGCATGGCCGCAATGACATTCGCGTCGAACAGGTGCCCCTGCCGGCCGACCCTGCGCCCGGATGGGTGCAGATCAAGGTGGACTGGTGCGGCATCTGCGGCTCCGACCTGCACGAATACGTCGCCGGCCCGGTATTCATCCCGGTGGAGGCACCGCACCCGCTGACCGGCATCCAGGGCCAGTGCATCCTCGGCCACGAGTTCTGCGGCCAGATTGCCAAGCTGGGTGAAGGCGTGGAAGGTTTTGCCGTCGGCGACCCGGTGGCTGCGGACGCCTGCCAGCATTGCGGCACCTGCTACTACTGCACCCATGGCCTGTACAACATCTGCGAGCGTCTGGCCTTCACCGGCCTGATGAACAACGGTGCCTTCGCCGAGCTTGTCAACGTGCCCGCCAACCTGCTGTACCGGCTGCCGCAGGGTTTCCCGTCGGAGGCCGGGGCGCTGATCGAGCCGCTGGCGGTGGGCATGCATGCGGTGAAAAAGGCCGGTAGCCTGCTGGGCCAGACCGTGGTGGTGGTCGGCGCCGGCACCATCGGCCTGTGCACCATCATGTGTGCCAAGGCAGCGGGGGCGGCGCAGGTGATCGCCCTGGAAATGTCCTCGGCGCGCAAGGCCAAGGCTAAAGAAGTTGGCGCCAGCGTAGTGCTGGACCCCAGCCAGTGCGACGCCTTGGCGGAAATCCGCAAGCTGACTGCCGGGCTGGGAGCGGATGTGAGTTTTGAATGCATCGGCAACAAGCACACGGCCAAGCTGGCCATCGACACCATCCGCAAGGCGGGCAAGTGCGTGTTGGTGGGGATATTCGAGGAGCCGAGCGAGTTCAACTTCTTCGAACTGGTGTCCACTGAAAAGCAGGTGCTGGGGGCGTTGGCCTATAACGGCGAGTTTGCCGATGTGATTGCCTTCATCGCTGACGGCAGGCTGGATATTCGCCCGCTGGTGACCGGGCGGATCGGACTGGAGCAGATTGTCGAGCTGGGCTTCGAGGAGTTGGTCAACAACAAGGAGGAGAACGTGAAAATCATCGTTTCGCCGGGCGTGCGCTGA
- a CDS encoding acetoin dehydrogenase dihydrolipoyllysine-residue acetyltransferase subunit: MSQIHTLTMPKWGLSMTEGRVDTWLKQEGDEINKGDEVLDVETDKISSSVEAPFSGVLRRQVARPDETLPVGALLAVVVEGEAEEAEIDAVVQRFQAEFVAEGGADQAQGPVPQKAEVGGRLLRWFELGDGGTPLVLVHGFGGDLNNWLFNHPALAAERRVIALDLPGHGESGKALQRGDLDELSETVLALLDHLDITKAHLAGHSMGGAVSLNVARLAPQRVASLSLVASAGLGEAINGQYLQGFVAAANRNALKPQMVQLFADPALVTRQMLEDMLKFKRLEGVDDALRLLASAIADGDRQRHDLRGVLGQHPALVVWGGKDAIIPASHAEGLEAEVLVLPEAGHMVQMEAAEQVNQQLLAFLRKH, translated from the coding sequence ATGAGCCAGATCCATACCCTGACCATGCCCAAGTGGGGCCTGTCGATGACCGAGGGCCGGGTGGACACCTGGCTGAAGCAGGAAGGTGATGAAATCAACAAGGGCGACGAGGTGCTGGACGTCGAGACCGACAAGATCAGCAGCAGCGTCGAAGCCCCGTTCAGCGGCGTACTGCGTCGCCAGGTGGCCAGGCCGGATGAAACCCTGCCGGTCGGTGCGCTGCTGGCAGTGGTGGTGGAAGGGGAAGCCGAAGAGGCTGAAATCGATGCCGTGGTGCAGCGCTTCCAGGCCGAGTTCGTCGCCGAAGGTGGCGCTGACCAGGCCCAGGGGCCAGTGCCACAGAAGGCGGAAGTGGGCGGTCGCCTGCTGCGCTGGTTCGAGCTGGGCGATGGCGGCACGCCGCTGGTGCTGGTGCACGGCTTTGGCGGCGACCTCAACAACTGGCTGTTCAACCACCCAGCGCTGGCAGCCGAGCGGCGGGTGATCGCCCTCGACCTGCCGGGGCATGGTGAGTCGGGCAAGGCCCTGCAACGCGGCGACCTGGATGAACTGAGCGAAACCGTGCTGGCCCTGCTCGACCACCTGGACATCACCAAGGCCCACCTGGCCGGCCACTCCATGGGCGGCGCAGTCAGCCTGAACGTGGCGCGCCTGGCACCGCAGCGGGTGGCCAGCCTGAGCCTGGTGGCCAGCGCCGGGCTGGGCGAGGCGATCAACGGGCAGTACCTGCAAGGCTTCGTCGCTGCCGCCAACCGCAATGCCCTCAAGCCGCAGATGGTGCAGCTGTTTGCCGACCCGGCACTGGTCACCCGGCAGATGCTAGAGGACATGCTCAAGTTCAAGCGCCTGGAAGGGGTGGACGACGCGTTGCGCCTGCTGGCATCGGCCATCGCCGACGGCGACCGACAGCGCCACGACCTGCGCGGGGTGCTGGGGCAACACCCGGCCCTGGTGGTGTGGGGCGGCAAGGACGCGATCATCCCGGCCAGCCATGCCGAAGGGCTGGAGGCTGAAGTGCTGGTGCTGCCTGAGGCTGGGCACATGGTGCAGATGGAAGCGGCCGAACAGGTCAACCAGCAACTGCTCGCATTCCTGCGCAAGCACTAA